From one Brevundimonas sp. PAMC22021 genomic stretch:
- a CDS encoding YbdD/YjiX family protein, giving the protein MPEPKADGRAALDLACLCRDTAVRWGRDARRTASLMIGQPDYQAYVEHAQARHPDQPPLDKTAFFRLHEQRRFGGSGGFRCC; this is encoded by the coding sequence GTGCCTGAGCCCAAGGCCGATGGAAGGGCCGCCCTCGATCTCGCCTGCCTGTGCCGCGATACCGCTGTGCGCTGGGGCCGCGACGCCCGTCGCACCGCCAGCCTGATGATCGGCCAGCCCGACTATCAGGCCTATGTCGAGCACGCGCAGGCGCGCCACCCGGACCAGCCGCCCCTGGACAAGACGGCCTTCTTCCGCCTTCACGAGCAGCGCCGTTTCGGAGGATCGGGCGGCTTCCGCTGCTGCTGA
- the kdpC gene encoding potassium-transporting ATPase subunit KdpC, whose amino-acid sequence MLQSFRPAIVMIALFTLLLGLAYPLAVTGIAQVAFPAQADGSLIRDADGTVRGSALIGQPFAEARYLHPRPSAAGDGYDASASSGSNLGPLNTDLAERVRADADALRAETGATVVPADAVTTSASGLDPHISPAYARLQAARVAQARGVEAGVVQQVIDQNTEGAFLGFIGQPRVNVLLTNRALDARFPVAP is encoded by the coding sequence ATGCTCCAGTCGTTCCGCCCCGCGATCGTCATGATCGCCCTGTTCACCCTGCTGCTGGGCCTGGCCTATCCGCTGGCGGTTACGGGCATCGCCCAGGTCGCGTTCCCGGCCCAGGCCGACGGCAGCCTGATCCGCGACGCGGACGGCACGGTGCGCGGCTCGGCCCTGATCGGCCAGCCCTTCGCAGAGGCGCGGTATCTGCATCCGCGCCCCTCAGCGGCCGGGGACGGCTACGACGCTTCGGCCTCGTCGGGATCCAACCTGGGTCCGCTCAACACGGACTTGGCCGAACGGGTGCGCGCAGACGCCGACGCCCTCCGCGCCGAGACTGGCGCGACGGTGGTTCCCGCAGACGCCGTAACCACTTCCGCCTCGGGCCTCGACCCACACATTTCTCCGGCCTACGCTCGCCTGCAAGCAGCGCGCGTGGCGCAGGCGAGAGGCGTGGAAGCAGGCGTGGTGCAGCAGGTGATCGACCAGAACACCGAGGGCGCATTCCTCGGTTTCATCGGCCAGCCGCGCGTCAATGTGCTGTTGACCAACCGGGCGCTGGACGCCCGCTTTCCCGTCGCGCCCTGA
- a CDS encoding potassium-transporting ATPase subunit F yields the protein MLVAILWCVGAVVVAVYMVAALLRPERF from the coding sequence ATGCTGGTCGCCATACTCTGGTGTGTCGGCGCGGTCGTCGTCGCCGTCTACATGGTCGCGGCGCTGCTGCGCCCCGAGCGGTTCTAG
- the kdpB gene encoding potassium-transporting ATPase subunit KdpB, with translation MTDMSLNAPRSPIGGGLNGAMLGRAFGDAFVKLNPVKLLKNPVIFTTWIVALLATVSAVAAAASGEGFGFALQLALWLWATVLFANVAESVAEGRGKAAADSLRATRVTTKAKLIVDPKTGAVVPTPAHELQVGSIILVEAGDVIASDGEIVEGVASVNEAAITGESAPVIRESGGDRSAVTGGTTVVSDWLKVRITAAPGSTFLDRMIAMVEGADRRKTPNELALAVLLAGLTLVFLIAVVTLLGLGTYSGVDLDPIVLGALFITLIPTTIGGLLSAVGIAGMDRLLKVNVLATSGRAVEAAGDVDTLLLDKTGTITFGNRMATEVIPAPGVRPEGALRAAVMASLADETPEGRSIIELGRNAGIAAELPAGAKAIPFTAVTRQSGVEAPSAEGGVQVWRKGAVDAVLKDLGLAEGQGPAEFRQAVDRIARSGGTPLAVTENGALVGVIHLKDVVKPGVKERFADLRRMGLRTVMITGDNPVTAAAIASEAGVDDFLAEATPEDKMRLIKAEQAKGRLVAMCGDGANDAPALAQADVGVAMQTGAQAAREAGNMVDLDSDPTKVIEIVEVGKQLLITRGALTTFSIANDVAKYFAIIPAMFVVALPSLGALNIMRLGSPESAILSAVIFNALVIVALIPLALRGVKYRAIGAGKLLSRNLLIYGLGGLIAPFVGIKLIDLLITTLGLA, from the coding sequence ATGACTGACATGTCCCTGAACGCGCCGCGTTCCCCCATCGGTGGGGGACTGAACGGCGCCATGCTTGGCAGGGCCTTCGGCGACGCCTTCGTCAAGCTGAACCCCGTCAAACTGCTCAAGAACCCGGTGATCTTCACCACCTGGATCGTCGCCCTGCTGGCCACGGTCTCGGCCGTCGCCGCCGCGGCCTCGGGCGAAGGGTTCGGCTTCGCCCTGCAATTGGCGCTGTGGCTGTGGGCCACCGTGCTGTTCGCAAACGTCGCCGAAAGCGTCGCCGAAGGGCGCGGCAAGGCGGCGGCGGACTCCTTGCGCGCCACCCGCGTGACGACCAAGGCCAAGCTGATCGTGGATCCCAAGACTGGCGCGGTGGTTCCGACCCCAGCGCATGAACTGCAGGTCGGGTCGATCATCCTGGTCGAGGCCGGCGACGTGATCGCCTCGGACGGCGAGATCGTCGAGGGCGTGGCCTCGGTCAACGAGGCGGCGATCACCGGCGAATCCGCCCCCGTGATCCGCGAAAGCGGCGGCGATCGTTCGGCCGTCACCGGCGGCACCACGGTAGTCTCCGATTGGCTGAAGGTGCGCATCACCGCGGCCCCCGGCTCGACCTTCCTGGACCGGATGATCGCCATGGTCGAGGGCGCGGACCGCAGGAAGACGCCGAACGAACTGGCCCTGGCCGTGCTGCTGGCCGGCCTGACCCTGGTGTTCCTGATCGCGGTCGTGACCCTGCTGGGCTTGGGGACCTATTCCGGCGTGGACCTGGACCCCATCGTGCTGGGCGCCCTGTTCATCACCCTGATTCCCACGACCATCGGGGGCCTGTTGTCCGCCGTCGGCATCGCCGGCATGGACCGGTTGCTGAAGGTCAACGTCCTGGCCACTTCGGGCCGCGCGGTGGAGGCGGCAGGCGACGTCGACACCCTGTTGCTCGACAAGACCGGCACCATCACCTTCGGCAACCGCATGGCCACCGAGGTCATCCCCGCCCCCGGCGTCCGTCCCGAGGGCGCCCTGCGCGCCGCCGTCATGGCCTCCCTGGCCGACGAGACGCCGGAAGGCCGCTCGATCATCGAACTGGGCAGGAACGCCGGCATCGCCGCCGAACTGCCCGCCGGGGCCAAGGCCATCCCGTTCACCGCCGTCACCCGCCAGTCGGGCGTCGAGGCCCCAAGCGCAGAAGGGGGCGTCCAGGTCTGGCGCAAGGGCGCGGTCGATGCGGTGCTCAAGGACCTGGGTCTGGCCGAAGGCCAGGGCCCGGCCGAGTTCCGTCAGGCCGTGGACCGGATCGCCCGCTCGGGCGGCACGCCCCTGGCCGTGACCGAGAACGGCGCTCTGGTCGGCGTCATCCACCTGAAGGACGTGGTCAAGCCGGGCGTCAAGGAACGGTTCGCCGACCTGCGCCGCATGGGCCTGCGCACCGTCATGATCACCGGCGACAACCCGGTGACGGCGGCGGCGATCGCCTCGGAGGCCGGGGTCGACGACTTCCTGGCGGAGGCCACGCCCGAGGACAAGATGCGGCTGATCAAGGCCGAACAGGCCAAGGGCCGTCTGGTCGCCATGTGCGGCGACGGCGCCAACGACGCCCCGGCCCTGGCCCAGGCCGATGTCGGCGTGGCCATGCAGACCGGCGCCCAGGCCGCCCGCGAGGCCGGCAACATGGTCGATCTCGACAGCGACCCCACCAAGGTCATCGAGATCGTCGAGGTGGGCAAACAGCTGCTGATCACGCGCGGGGCCCTGACCACCTTCTCGATCGCCAACGACGTGGCCAAGTATTTCGCCATCATCCCGGCGATGTTCGTGGTCGCCCTGCCGTCGCTGGGGGCCCTGAACATCATGCGGCTGGGCAGCCCCGAGAGCGCGATCCTGTCGGCGGTGATCTTCAACGCCCTGGTCATCGTGGCGCTGATCCCGCTGGCGCTGCGGGGCGTGAAATACCGCGCCATCGGGGCCGGAAAACTGCTGAGCCGCAACCTGCTCATCTACGGCCTCGGCGGCCTGATCGCCCCCTTCGTCGGCATCAAGCTGATCGACCTCCTCATCACCACGCTCGGCCTGGCCTGA
- a CDS encoding SDR family NAD(P)-dependent oxidoreductase: MADAVVVVGASGGLGRAFVDRFVGDGLHSAVWALSRGGEAMSGARGLKADVTDQASLAEAARRIADGPAPARIVVATGVLHAPFQPERGFRQMEPEHLMRDFQVNAVGPAMAAKHLAPLMPRDRPAVFAVLSARVGSIGDNRLGGWHAYRASKAALNMILRNLAIELGRTHPNAVVTGLHPGTVNTPLSLPFQKGLAPDRLFAPAYAVDRLVEVMDRLTPADSGGVFDWAGQRLPD, from the coding sequence ATGGCCGACGCGGTCGTAGTCGTGGGCGCATCCGGCGGTCTGGGGCGCGCCTTTGTTGATCGGTTTGTCGGCGACGGCCTGCATTCCGCCGTCTGGGCGCTTTCGCGCGGCGGCGAAGCCATGAGCGGCGCCAGGGGGCTGAAAGCGGACGTCACCGACCAAGCGAGCCTGGCCGAGGCGGCCCGGCGTATCGCCGACGGACCCGCGCCCGCCCGGATCGTCGTGGCGACCGGGGTGCTGCATGCCCCGTTCCAGCCGGAGCGCGGCTTCCGGCAGATGGAGCCGGAGCATCTGATGCGCGACTTTCAGGTCAACGCGGTCGGACCGGCGATGGCCGCCAAGCATCTAGCGCCGCTGATGCCGCGAGATCGGCCGGCTGTTTTCGCCGTTCTGTCGGCGCGTGTCGGCTCGATCGGCGACAATCGGCTGGGCGGGTGGCACGCCTATCGGGCGTCGAAGGCGGCGCTGAACATGATCCTGCGCAACCTTGCGATCGAGCTGGGCCGCACCCATCCAAACGCCGTGGTGACCGGCCTGCATCCCGGAACGGTAAATACGCCGCTGAGCCTCCCGTTTCAGAAGGGTTTGGCGCCCGACAGGCTGTTTGCGCCCGCCTACGCCGTGGATCGCCTGGTGGAGGTCATGGATCGGCTGACGCCCGCCGACAGCGGCGGTGTTTTCGACTGGGCCGGTCAGCGACTGCCGGACTGA
- a CDS encoding carbon starvation CstA family protein — MGKLTTPLIFGAIAILGAVALAVIALHQGESISAVWIVTAAVCTYAIAYRFYARYLAGKVMGLNGARPTPAVRHNDGLDYVPTPRNVLFGHHFAAIAGAGPLVGPVLAAQMGYLPGVLWILIGAVLAGAVQDMMVLFMSTRRDGRSLGDMIRTEMGNVPGIIAQVGVLMIMVIILAVLALVVVKALAESPWGTFTVAATIPIAIFMGLYSRFMRPGRVGEVSIIGVFLLIAAIVGGGHIAADPFWGPAFTLTGTTLALLMMAYGFIASVIPVWLLLAPRDYLSTFLKIGAIVALAIGIVIVRPHVQMPALTDFIDGTGPVFAGALFPFLFITIACGAVSGFHALISSGTTPKLLESETQIPLIGYGAMLCESFVAIMALIAACVLDPAVYFAMNSPAALIGTDAASAAAAVAQWGFHITPMELEQLARDVGEHTVLSRAGGAPTLAVGMAHILSNVIGGQAMMAFWYHFAILFEALFILTTVDAGTRVCRFMIQDLIGVAVPRMRETRSWVGNIVATALTVGLWGYFLYTGVVDPLGGINSLWPLFGIANQMLAAVALILGTVVLFKMKRERFAFATAIPAVWLLICTLTAGFQKLFHPDVRIGFLSHARQYQAALANGELLGPAKTMGDMHRIIVNDYVNSALTAGFLFVVITMVVYGVQACLKARRINHPTVRETPAEHELTPADEAMDVARA; from the coding sequence ATGGGCAAGCTGACAACGCCGCTGATCTTTGGCGCCATCGCCATCCTCGGGGCGGTCGCCTTGGCCGTTATCGCCCTGCACCAGGGTGAGAGCATCAGCGCGGTGTGGATCGTCACCGCAGCCGTCTGCACCTACGCCATCGCCTATCGCTTCTACGCCCGCTACCTGGCCGGCAAGGTCATGGGGCTGAACGGCGCCCGGCCCACGCCCGCCGTCCGCCACAATGACGGCCTCGACTATGTGCCGACGCCCAGGAACGTCCTGTTCGGCCACCATTTCGCGGCCATCGCCGGCGCGGGGCCGCTGGTGGGGCCGGTGCTGGCGGCGCAGATGGGCTATCTGCCCGGCGTCCTGTGGATCCTCATCGGCGCGGTCCTCGCCGGCGCGGTTCAGGACATGATGGTGCTGTTCATGTCCACGCGCCGCGACGGCCGTTCGCTCGGCGACATGATCCGCACCGAAATGGGCAATGTGCCCGGCATCATCGCCCAGGTGGGCGTCCTGATGATCATGGTGATCATCCTGGCCGTGCTGGCGCTGGTCGTGGTCAAGGCCTTGGCCGAGAGCCCGTGGGGAACCTTCACCGTCGCCGCCACCATTCCCATCGCCATCTTCATGGGCCTGTATTCGCGCTTTATGCGGCCCGGCCGGGTCGGCGAAGTGTCGATCATTGGCGTGTTTCTGCTGATCGCCGCCATCGTCGGCGGCGGCCATATCGCGGCCGATCCGTTCTGGGGGCCGGCGTTCACGCTGACCGGCACGACGCTGGCGCTGTTGATGATGGCCTATGGCTTCATCGCCTCGGTGATCCCGGTGTGGCTGCTGCTGGCGCCGCGCGACTACCTGTCCACCTTTCTGAAGATCGGGGCCATCGTGGCCCTGGCCATCGGCATCGTGATCGTACGCCCGCACGTGCAGATGCCGGCCCTGACCGATTTCATCGACGGCACCGGTCCGGTGTTCGCCGGCGCCCTGTTCCCCTTCCTGTTCATCACCATCGCCTGCGGAGCCGTCTCCGGCTTCCACGCCCTGATCTCGTCCGGCACCACGCCCAAGCTGCTGGAAAGCGAGACGCAGATCCCGCTGATCGGCTACGGCGCCATGCTGTGCGAAAGCTTTGTGGCCATCATGGCCCTGATCGCCGCCTGCGTGCTGGACCCGGCCGTCTATTTCGCCATGAACAGCCCGGCCGCCCTGATCGGCACGGACGCCGCCTCCGCCGCCGCCGCCGTGGCGCAATGGGGCTTCCACATCACGCCGATGGAGCTGGAGCAACTGGCTCGCGATGTCGGCGAGCACACGGTTCTGTCGCGCGCCGGCGGCGCGCCGACCCTTGCGGTCGGCATGGCCCACATCCTGTCCAACGTCATCGGCGGCCAGGCCATGATGGCCTTCTGGTACCATTTCGCCATCCTGTTCGAGGCCCTGTTCATCCTGACCACGGTGGACGCCGGCACCCGCGTCTGCCGCTTCATGATCCAGGACCTGATCGGCGTCGCCGTGCCCAGGATGCGCGAGACCCGCTCCTGGGTCGGCAACATCGTGGCGACGGCCCTGACCGTCGGCCTGTGGGGCTATTTCCTCTACACCGGCGTGGTGGATCCGCTGGGCGGCATCAACAGCCTTTGGCCGCTGTTCGGCATCGCCAACCAGATGCTGGCGGCCGTGGCCCTGATCCTGGGCACGGTGGTCCTGTTCAAGATGAAGCGGGAGCGGTTCGCCTTCGCCACCGCGATCCCGGCGGTCTGGCTTCTGATCTGCACCCTGACCGCCGGCTTCCAGAAGCTGTTCCACCCGGACGTGCGCATCGGCTTCCTCAGCCACGCGCGGCAGTACCAGGCGGCGCTTGCCAACGGCGAGCTGCTGGGACCGGCCAAGACCATGGGCGACATGCACCGCATCATCGTCAACGACTACGTCAACTCGGCCCTGACCGCCGGCTTCCTGTTCGTGGTCATCACCATGGTGGTCTATGGCGTCCAGGCCTGCCTGAAGGCGCGTCGCATCAACCATCCGACGGTGCGCGAGACCCCGGCCGAGCACGAGCTGACGCCCGCCGACGAGGCCATGGACGTGGCCCGTGCCTGA
- a CDS encoding TorF family putative porin, producing the protein MTRKSRFKASGPNDAWFAGACLIGLIVWGLASRGEAQEAKGPDVAFNVAVGSDYVFRGVSQTEEDPAISAGFDLTSGSFYAGAWASNVSYAGDPDTNAEIDVYGGYRAEISGWAVDVGGVGYIYTNQPNGADYDYVEAKLAVSRAVGSATVGGAIFYSPDFFGASEDEATYVEANAAFSPADKWTVSGALGRQFVSSDFDYTTWNLGVAYQLTDTLVLDGRYYDTDEHAFGAVYDSRVVASIKAVF; encoded by the coding sequence ATGACCCGCAAATCCCGCTTCAAGGCCTCCGGCCCGAACGACGCCTGGTTCGCCGGCGCCTGTTTGATCGGCCTGATCGTCTGGGGCCTGGCCTCCAGAGGCGAGGCCCAAGAAGCCAAGGGCCCCGACGTGGCCTTCAACGTCGCCGTCGGCTCGGACTACGTCTTCCGCGGCGTCAGCCAGACCGAGGAAGACCCGGCGATCTCCGCCGGCTTCGACCTGACGTCGGGCAGCTTCTACGCCGGGGCCTGGGCTTCCAACGTCTCCTACGCCGGCGACCCCGACACCAACGCCGAGATCGACGTCTACGGCGGTTATCGCGCCGAAATCTCCGGCTGGGCCGTGGACGTGGGCGGCGTCGGCTACATCTACACCAACCAGCCGAACGGCGCGGACTACGACTATGTCGAGGCCAAGCTGGCCGTCTCCCGGGCGGTCGGCTCCGCCACCGTCGGCGGCGCGATCTTCTATTCGCCCGACTTCTTCGGCGCGTCGGAAGACGAAGCCACCTATGTCGAGGCCAACGCGGCCTTCAGCCCGGCGGACAAGTGGACCGTCTCGGGCGCCCTGGGCCGTCAGTTCGTGTCGTCCGACTTCGACTATACGACTTGGAACCTGGGCGTGGCCTATCAGCTGACCGACACCCTGGTCCTGGATGGCCGCTACTACGACACGGACGAACACGCGTTCGGCGCGGTCTATGACAGCCGCGTCGTCGCCTCCATCAAGGCCGTCTTCTGA
- the kdpA gene encoding potassium-transporting ATPase subunit KdpA gives MNIQGWAEIALTIGLAALIGWPIGAYMSRVWNGERTWLDPVLKPVEGLFYRASGVNPARSQGWLGYVGALLAFNAVGFLFLYALLRMQGLLPMNPQGFEGVSPHLAFNTAVSFVTNTNWQSYGGETTMSTLTQMVGLTTQNFLSAATGAAIAAALARAFVADRGEGVGNFWADMTRTTLWVLLPLSIVLALLLVGLGVTQTLAASATATGLEGGSQTLSLFPTASQLAIKQLGINGGGVFNVNSAHPFENPTPLTNLITAISINVLGWAAFFAFGRSVLARKDVRALALAAVVLLGLSAAAMYAIETQPAPALVAAGVDASANLEGKEVRFGVPASVAWAVQTTGASNGSVNSMHASYMPLGGALQMFLMQLGEILPGGIGSGIAIMVVMAVLAVFVAGLMVGRTPEYLGKKIEAREIQFAMIAVLILPLAILGFTSVAAVFPTAMEGLLNDGPHGLSEMLYAYTSAAANNGSAFAGLTANAPWWNTTLGIGMLAGRFIPAVAVLAIAGSLVAKPKLAPSAGTLPTHGPLFVGLLIGVILILGGLQFFPALSLGPIVEHFDMLQVAARF, from the coding sequence ATGAACATTCAAGGATGGGCGGAGATCGCCCTGACCATCGGTCTCGCCGCCCTGATCGGCTGGCCGATCGGCGCCTATATGTCGCGCGTCTGGAACGGCGAGCGGACCTGGCTCGATCCGGTGTTGAAGCCGGTCGAGGGCTTGTTCTACCGCGCCTCGGGCGTCAATCCGGCGCGCAGCCAGGGTTGGCTCGGCTACGTCGGCGCCTTGTTGGCGTTCAACGCCGTCGGCTTCCTGTTTCTCTATGCGCTGCTGCGGATGCAGGGCCTGCTGCCGATGAACCCGCAGGGATTCGAGGGCGTGTCGCCGCATCTGGCCTTCAACACCGCCGTCAGCTTCGTCACCAATACCAATTGGCAGTCCTATGGCGGCGAGACGACCATGTCGACGCTGACCCAGATGGTTGGGCTGACGACGCAGAACTTCCTGTCCGCCGCGACCGGCGCAGCCATCGCCGCCGCTCTGGCGCGGGCGTTCGTCGCCGATCGTGGCGAGGGGGTCGGCAACTTCTGGGCCGACATGACCCGCACGACCTTATGGGTGCTGTTGCCCCTGTCGATTGTCCTGGCGCTGCTGCTGGTCGGTCTGGGCGTGACCCAGACCTTGGCCGCATCCGCCACGGCGACCGGTCTTGAGGGCGGTTCGCAGACCTTGTCCCTGTTCCCCACCGCCAGCCAACTGGCGATCAAGCAACTGGGCATTAACGGCGGCGGCGTCTTCAACGTCAACTCGGCGCACCCGTTCGAAAACCCGACGCCGCTGACCAATCTGATCACCGCCATCTCGATCAATGTGCTCGGCTGGGCCGCCTTCTTCGCTTTCGGTCGCAGCGTCCTGGCCAGGAAGGACGTTCGCGCTCTCGCCCTCGCCGCCGTGGTGCTGCTCGGCCTGTCGGCCGCCGCCATGTATGCGATCGAGACCCAACCGGCCCCTGCGCTGGTCGCGGCGGGTGTTGATGCATCCGCCAACCTGGAGGGCAAGGAGGTCCGATTCGGCGTGCCGGCCTCTGTCGCCTGGGCGGTCCAGACCACCGGCGCCTCCAATGGTTCGGTCAACTCCATGCACGCCAGCTACATGCCGCTGGGCGGCGCGCTCCAAATGTTCCTGATGCAACTGGGCGAGATCCTGCCCGGGGGGATCGGCTCGGGAATCGCCATCATGGTTGTAATGGCCGTGCTGGCTGTGTTCGTCGCCGGTCTGATGGTCGGGCGCACACCCGAGTATCTGGGCAAGAAGATCGAAGCGCGCGAAATCCAGTTCGCCATGATCGCGGTGCTGATCCTGCCCCTGGCCATCCTGGGCTTCACTTCGGTGGCGGCGGTGTTCCCGACCGCAATGGAAGGGCTGCTCAACGACGGGCCGCATGGGCTGTCCGAGATGCTCTACGCCTACACCTCGGCGGCGGCGAACAATGGCTCGGCCTTCGCCGGCCTGACCGCCAACGCCCCGTGGTGGAACACGACGTTGGGCATCGGCATGCTGGCCGGACGGTTCATTCCGGCCGTGGCGGTGCTGGCCATCGCCGGCTCTCTGGTCGCCAAGCCCAAGCTGGCCCCATCGGCCGGGACCCTGCCCACCCATGGCCCGCTGTTCGTCGGCCTGCTGATCGGGGTGATCCTGATCCTGGGCGGCCTGCAGTTCTTCCCCGCCCTGTCCCTCGGCCCGATCGTGGAGCATTTCGACATGCTCCAGGTCGCGGCCCGCTTCTGA